Proteins encoded within one genomic window of Streptomyces profundus:
- a CDS encoding ABC transporter ATP-binding protein — protein sequence MTTAPLLDVRGLRAGHGASVVLEDLGFSMGVEAVGIVGRNGMGKTTLCDTLVGFLPTTGGEILLGGVDLTGRPPERIANAGIAYVPQGRRLFPSLTVDEHLAMLAGRTRGKRWTPEAVYGLFPRLAERRRHGGAALSGGEQQMLAVGRALLLNARLIVMDEPSEGLAPTIVDVLVDAVHHLVDEGVAVLVVEQNLRAAVRLAKRQLVMVSGRLEAEFTGDELLTRPDQQRRYLGVGADEGAHP from the coding sequence ATGACCACCGCTCCCCTTCTCGATGTCCGCGGACTGCGGGCCGGCCACGGGGCCTCCGTCGTCCTGGAGGATCTTGGTTTCAGCATGGGAGTCGAGGCGGTCGGTATCGTCGGCCGGAACGGCATGGGAAAGACCACGCTCTGCGACACCCTGGTGGGATTCCTCCCCACGACGGGCGGTGAAATCCTGTTGGGGGGCGTGGACTTGACGGGCCGACCGCCCGAGAGGATCGCCAACGCCGGCATCGCCTACGTGCCGCAGGGCCGCCGGCTCTTCCCGTCCCTCACCGTGGACGAGCACCTCGCCATGCTGGCCGGGAGAACCCGCGGCAAACGTTGGACCCCCGAGGCGGTCTACGGTCTCTTCCCGCGGCTCGCCGAGCGGAGGAGACACGGCGGCGCGGCTCTCTCCGGCGGGGAGCAACAGATGCTCGCTGTCGGACGGGCCCTCCTGCTGAACGCGCGTCTGATCGTGATGGACGAGCCGTCCGAGGGGTTGGCCCCGACCATCGTCGATGTCCTGGTCGACGCCGTCCACCACCTGGTGGACGAGGGAGTGGCCGTGCTGGTCGTCGAGCAGAACCTGCGTGCGGCCGTCCGGCTGGCGAAACGGCAACTCGTCATGGTTTCCGGCCGCTTGGAGGCCGAGTTCACGGGCGACGAGCTGCTGACCCGGCCGGACCAGCAGCGCAGGTATCTCGGCGTCGGCGCGGACGAAGGGGCACATCCGTGA
- a CDS encoding ABC transporter ATP-binding protein, giving the protein MAHPNTAPPERSDSTPVVRVRAVSVAFGGLLALRGVDLDIARGERLAVIGPNGAGKSTLFNVIAGDVTPGQGSVVIKGVECVHRPSRHRPRLGVARTYQKARALSGLTVRENIYLALTGHRGRHWALWRTAADRRTDEEAAGVADRVWLSGQLDTVAGELAHGQQRQLELGMAISTRPDVMLLDEPASGLSRGERERLVELLESFDEDLTLLLIEHDMDVAFRVAQRVVVMADGEQVTAGTPGQVRSDPRVHRIYLGTEATT; this is encoded by the coding sequence ATGGCCCACCCCAACACCGCGCCGCCCGAGCGGAGCGACTCGACTCCGGTCGTGCGGGTCCGCGCGGTATCGGTGGCGTTCGGCGGTCTGCTGGCCCTGCGCGGTGTCGATCTGGACATCGCGCGGGGCGAGCGACTGGCCGTCATCGGACCGAACGGAGCCGGTAAGAGCACGCTGTTCAACGTGATCGCCGGTGACGTGACGCCGGGCCAGGGCTCCGTCGTCATCAAGGGCGTCGAATGCGTCCACCGGCCCTCGCGCCACCGGCCCCGGCTGGGCGTCGCACGGACCTACCAGAAGGCACGGGCTCTGAGCGGCCTCACCGTGCGGGAGAACATCTATCTCGCTCTCACCGGCCACCGGGGTCGGCACTGGGCACTCTGGCGGACCGCCGCCGATCGGCGAACCGACGAGGAGGCGGCCGGCGTGGCCGACCGGGTCTGGCTCTCCGGGCAGCTCGACACGGTGGCCGGGGAACTCGCCCACGGGCAGCAGCGCCAACTCGAACTCGGCATGGCGATCTCCACGCGACCGGACGTCATGCTGCTCGACGAGCCGGCGTCCGGGCTGTCGCGAGGAGAGCGCGAGCGGTTGGTCGAGTTGCTTGAGTCCTTCGACGAGGACCTCACTCTGCTGCTCATCGAGCACGACATGGACGTGGCCTTCCGGGTCGCCCAGCGAGTGGTGGTGATGGCCGACGGCGAGCAGGTCACCGCCGGCACCCCCGGGCAGGTGCGGAGCGATCCGCGCGTCCACCGGATCTATCTGGGCACGGAGGCGACGACATGA
- a CDS encoding sugar phosphate isomerase/epimerase family protein, which translates to MNTTRTFGVSTWVWASPLTDQRLAELAPRIRAWGFDVIELPVENVGDWDPHRAARLLDSLGLSATVVLAMAPGRELVAADRATITATQDYVRRVVDVASAVSAPVVAGPAYASVGRTWRVTAAERRACYEQLRESLAPVLSHAADAGVTVAVEPLNRFETSLINTVDQALDAMTGLPPEGWGVGLDLFHMNIEERCVPEAIRTAAGRIAHVQVAANDRGAPGAGHLDWSGIVAALDTAGYQGPLVIETFTEENETMATAASIWRPLAPSQDAIAIDGLSFLTEVTGEGGRR; encoded by the coding sequence ATGAACACGACCAGGACGTTCGGGGTCAGCACGTGGGTGTGGGCCTCGCCCCTGACCGACCAGCGGCTGGCCGAACTGGCGCCGCGTATCCGCGCCTGGGGCTTCGACGTGATCGAGCTTCCGGTGGAGAACGTGGGCGACTGGGACCCCCACCGCGCCGCGCGGCTGCTCGACTCCCTGGGCCTGTCGGCCACGGTCGTCCTGGCCATGGCCCCCGGACGCGAGTTGGTGGCCGCCGACCGCGCGACGATCACCGCCACACAGGACTATGTGCGGCGTGTGGTGGACGTGGCGTCCGCCGTCTCCGCACCGGTGGTCGCCGGGCCGGCCTACGCATCGGTGGGACGGACCTGGCGCGTCACCGCGGCGGAGCGGCGCGCCTGCTACGAGCAGCTCAGGGAGAGCCTGGCACCCGTGCTGTCGCACGCGGCCGACGCCGGCGTCACGGTGGCGGTCGAGCCCCTGAACCGGTTCGAGACAAGCCTGATCAACACCGTCGACCAGGCGCTCGACGCGATGACGGGTCTGCCGCCCGAGGGGTGGGGCGTGGGCCTGGACCTCTTCCACATGAACATCGAGGAGCGCTGCGTCCCGGAAGCGATCCGGACGGCGGCGGGCCGGATCGCGCACGTCCAGGTCGCCGCCAACGACCGGGGTGCCCCGGGCGCCGGCCACCTCGACTGGTCGGGCATCGTCGCGGCCCTGGACACGGCCGGGTACCAGGGCCCGCTGGTGATCGAGACCTTCACCGAGGAGAACGAGACGATGGCGACGGCCGCCTCCATCTGGCGCCCGTTGGCACCGAGCCAGGACGCGATCGCCATCGACGGCCTGTCCTTTCTCACCGAGGTGACTGGGGAAGGGGGCAGGCGGTAG
- a CDS encoding ABC transporter substrate-binding protein has protein sequence MSKLRRRTAPAASLAAALVLVTAGCGGGDDSAGLPADQQGSGGTAAADGDGVKLGILGQCEGPFGGFHEDAAAGTTLALARFAGATSNSSTSALDGFSGAEAAGTPIELVGIGCGDDTADRILQEVRLLVEQNGANVIVGPLSGDEGMAVAEYAKANPELTVLAGISGSQEQTLQIQAPNYFRFYGDGAIWNAGLGDLLYHQQGWRDVAVIADDYSFGHTSAAGFVADFCAVGGDVTHRVFPPLGTTDYSSYIAQLPNPDEVDGYFWAVGGTGTQAALEAFINSKGDLTGDQHAGNLFFNPDLAQALGSDIAGAHIGGFATLPGDVMTPEIEEYLASADATWESIAGSLSGNEPAPPSTAAAFGFFYGYYTAGVALVEALEAVDGDISDVDAFHAALAGLTLDLPYGPISLDENNSGVVDVGLSRLVVDDAGEVVQETVAIVPGVDQSFGGTFSPDTPSPGRDFPACDERDLPWEGQATPVVDGVPQS, from the coding sequence GGCGGCCCTGGTGCTGGTGACCGCCGGATGCGGTGGCGGGGACGACTCGGCGGGACTGCCCGCCGACCAGCAGGGTTCGGGAGGAACGGCCGCCGCGGACGGGGACGGGGTCAAGCTGGGCATCCTCGGCCAGTGCGAGGGCCCGTTCGGCGGCTTCCACGAGGACGCGGCCGCCGGCACAACACTCGCACTGGCCCGGTTCGCCGGCGCCACCTCGAACTCGTCGACCAGCGCGCTGGACGGCTTCAGCGGCGCGGAGGCGGCCGGCACCCCGATCGAACTCGTCGGGATCGGCTGTGGAGACGACACCGCCGACCGCATCTTGCAGGAAGTACGCCTCCTGGTGGAGCAGAACGGGGCCAATGTCATCGTCGGCCCGCTCTCCGGCGACGAGGGCATGGCCGTGGCCGAGTACGCGAAGGCCAATCCCGAGCTCACGGTCCTCGCCGGCATCTCGGGGTCGCAGGAGCAGACCCTCCAGATCCAGGCCCCCAACTACTTCCGGTTCTACGGTGACGGCGCGATCTGGAACGCGGGGCTGGGCGACCTGCTCTACCACCAGCAGGGCTGGCGCGATGTCGCGGTCATCGCGGACGACTACAGCTTCGGCCACACGTCGGCGGCCGGCTTCGTCGCCGACTTCTGCGCCGTCGGCGGCGACGTCACGCACCGGGTCTTCCCCCCGCTGGGAACCACGGACTACTCCTCCTACATCGCCCAACTCCCGAACCCCGACGAGGTCGACGGCTACTTCTGGGCCGTCGGCGGCACCGGGACCCAGGCCGCGCTGGAGGCGTTCATCAACTCCAAGGGCGACCTGACGGGCGACCAGCACGCGGGCAATCTGTTCTTCAACCCGGACCTGGCCCAGGCCCTCGGCAGCGACATCGCCGGTGCGCACATCGGTGGCTTCGCCACCCTGCCAGGCGACGTCATGACCCCGGAGATCGAGGAGTACCTGGCGAGCGCCGACGCGACGTGGGAGAGCATCGCCGGATCGTTGAGCGGCAACGAGCCCGCCCCGCCCTCGACCGCCGCGGCCTTCGGGTTCTTCTACGGGTACTACACGGCCGGCGTGGCGCTGGTCGAAGCCCTGGAGGCGGTCGACGGCGACATCTCCGACGTCGACGCGTTCCACGCGGCGCTCGCCGGCCTCACCCTCGACCTGCCCTACGGCCCCATCAGCCTGGACGAGAACAACAGCGGCGTCGTGGACGTCGGGCTCTCCCGGCTCGTGGTGGACGACGCCGGTGAGGTCGTCCAGGAGACCGTGGCCATCGTCCCCGGCGTGGACCAGTCCTTCGGCGGCACGTTCAGTCCGGACACGCCCTCGCCCGGTCGGGACTTCCCGGCGTGCGACGAGCGCGACCTGCCGTGGGAAGGCCAAGCCACCCCCGTCGTCGACGGCGTTCCCCAGAGTTGA